The following coding sequences are from one Camarhynchus parvulus chromosome 1, STF_HiC, whole genome shotgun sequence window:
- the ZNF384 gene encoding zinc finger protein 384 isoform X1 translates to MSGSYRAIGRVTSRVLVKMEESHFNSSPYFWPAVPTVSGQIENTMFINKMKEQLLPTEKGCSLAPPHYPALLTVPTSVALPTGISMDSDTKPEQLTPHSQAPVTQNITVVPVQSAGLMTAGPGLVITSPSGSLVTTAASAQTFPISAPMIVSALPPGSQAALQVVPDLSKKGTTTLAEGGGAGGVAPKPPRGRKKKRLQESGLPEMSDPFVLTNEDDEDQHKDGKTYRCRMCSLTFYSKSEMQIHSKSHTETKPHKCPHCSKSFANSSYLAQHIRIHSGAKPYTCSYCQKAFRQLSHLQQHTRIHSKLHTAIVKPHKCPHCSKSFANTSYLAQHLRIHSGAKPYTCRYCQKAFRQLSHLQQHTRIHTGDRPYKCAHPGCEKAFTQLSNLQSHRRQHNKDKPFKCHNCHRAYTDAASLEVHLATHTVKHAKVYTCSICSRAYTSETYLMKHMRKHNIPDPQQQVVQAQAQASQQQQHFQPQGGGAAGGPSGDTNQPNPPPQCSFDLTPYKTSEHHKDICLTVSTSAIQVEHLSSS, encoded by the exons ATGTCTGGTAGTTATAGAGCAATTGGAAGGGTTACGAGCAGAGTTCTGGTAAA GATGGAAGAATCTCATTTCAACTCCTCCCCGTACTTctggccagcagtgcccaccgTCTCGGGACAG ATTGAGAACACCATGTTCATTAACAAGATGAAGGAGCAGCTATTGCCCACAGAgaagggctgcagcctggctccccCCCACTACCCTGCCCTGCTGACAGTGCCCACCTCTGTGGCGCTGCCCACTGGGATCTCCATGGACTCGGACACCAAGCCGGAGCAGCTGACACCACACAGCCAAGCTCCCGTGACTCAGAACATCACCGTGGTACCAGTGCAGTCTGCTGGGCTCATGACAGCAG GTCCTGGTCTGGTGATAACTTCCCCATCAGGTTCTCTGGTGACCACAGCTGCTTCTGCCCAGACCTTTCCCATCTCAGCTCCCATGATTGTCTCTGCGCTACCCCCTGgctcccaggcagccctgcaggtggtgCCAGACCTGTCCAAGAAAGGGACAACCACCCTCGCTGAAGGtggcggggctgggggagttGCCCCCAAACCGCCCCGGGGCCGCAAGAAGAAACGATTGCAGGAGTCGGGGCTGCCAGAGATGAGCGACCCCTTTGTGCTGACAAACGAGGATGATGAGGACCAGCACAAGGATGGCAAGACATACAG GTGCCGGATGTGTTCGCTGACCTTCTACTCCAAGTCGGAGATGCAGATCCACTCCAAGTCCCATACGGAGACAAAGCCACACAAGTGTCCTCACTGCTCCAAGAGCTTCGCCAACAGCTCCTACCTGGCCCAGCACATTCGTATCCACTCAGGGGCCAAGCCCTACACATGCAGCTACTGCCAGAAGGCCTTCCGCCAGCtctcccacctgcagcagcacacacg GATCCACTCCAAGCTCCACACGGCGATTGTCAAGCCGCACAAGTGTCCTCACTGCTCCAAGAGCTTCGCCAACACATCCTACCTGGCCCAGCACCTCCGCATCCACTCGGGGGCCAAGCCCTACACCTGCCGCTACTGCCAGAAGGCCTTCCGCCAGCtctcccacctgcagcagcacacacg TATCCACACCGGGGACCGACCCTACAAATGTGCTCACCCTGGGTGTGAAAAGGCTTTCACCCAGCTTTCCAACTTGCAG TCCCACAGACGGCAGCACAACAAAGACAAACCTTTCAAGTGCCACAACTGCCACCGTGCATACACGGATGCTGCCTCGCTGGAGGTGCACCTGGCCACGCACACGGTGAAACATGCCAAGGTCTACACCTGCTCCATCTGCAGCCGGGCCTACACCTCG GAGACGTACCTGATGAAGCACATGCGGAAACACAACATCCctgacccacagcagcaggtggTTCAGGCACAAGCCCAGGCctcgcagcagcagcagcacttccagccgCAGGGCGGGGGGGCAGCAGGGGGCCCTTCTGGAGACACTAACCAACCCAACCCTCCCCCCCAGTGCTCCTTTGACCTGACTCCTTACAAGACTTCAGAGCATCACAAGGACATCTGCCTCACTGTCAGCACCAGCGCCATCCAAGTGGAGCACCTCTCCAGCTCCTAG
- the ZNF384 gene encoding zinc finger protein 384 isoform X3 — translation MSGSYRAIGRVTSRVLVKMEESHFNSSPYFWPAVPTVSGQIENTMFINKMKEQLLPTEKGCSLAPPHYPALLTVPTSVALPTGISMDSDTKPEQLTPHSQAPVTQNITVVPVQSAGLMTAGPGLVITSPSGSLVTTAASAQTFPISAPMIVSALPPGSQAALQVVPDLSKKGTTTLAEGGGAGGVAPKPPRGRKKKRLQESGLPEMSDPFVLTNEDDEDQHKDGKTYRCRMCSLTFYSKSEMQIHSKSHTETKPHKCPHCSKSFANSSYLAQHIRIHSGAKPYTCSYCQKAFRQLSHLQQHTRIHTGDRPYKCAHPGCEKAFTQLSNLQSHRRQHNKDKPFKCHNCHRAYTDAASLEVHLATHTVKHAKVYTCSICSRAYTSETYLMKHMRKHNIPDPQQQVVQAQAQASQQQQHFQPQGGGAAGGPSGDTNQPNPPPQCSFDLTPYKTSEHHKDICLTVSTSAIQVEHLSSS, via the exons ATGTCTGGTAGTTATAGAGCAATTGGAAGGGTTACGAGCAGAGTTCTGGTAAA GATGGAAGAATCTCATTTCAACTCCTCCCCGTACTTctggccagcagtgcccaccgTCTCGGGACAG ATTGAGAACACCATGTTCATTAACAAGATGAAGGAGCAGCTATTGCCCACAGAgaagggctgcagcctggctccccCCCACTACCCTGCCCTGCTGACAGTGCCCACCTCTGTGGCGCTGCCCACTGGGATCTCCATGGACTCGGACACCAAGCCGGAGCAGCTGACACCACACAGCCAAGCTCCCGTGACTCAGAACATCACCGTGGTACCAGTGCAGTCTGCTGGGCTCATGACAGCAG GTCCTGGTCTGGTGATAACTTCCCCATCAGGTTCTCTGGTGACCACAGCTGCTTCTGCCCAGACCTTTCCCATCTCAGCTCCCATGATTGTCTCTGCGCTACCCCCTGgctcccaggcagccctgcaggtggtgCCAGACCTGTCCAAGAAAGGGACAACCACCCTCGCTGAAGGtggcggggctgggggagttGCCCCCAAACCGCCCCGGGGCCGCAAGAAGAAACGATTGCAGGAGTCGGGGCTGCCAGAGATGAGCGACCCCTTTGTGCTGACAAACGAGGATGATGAGGACCAGCACAAGGATGGCAAGACATACAG GTGCCGGATGTGTTCGCTGACCTTCTACTCCAAGTCGGAGATGCAGATCCACTCCAAGTCCCATACGGAGACAAAGCCACACAAGTGTCCTCACTGCTCCAAGAGCTTCGCCAACAGCTCCTACCTGGCCCAGCACATTCGTATCCACTCAGGGGCCAAGCCCTACACATGCAGCTACTGCCAGAAGGCCTTCCGCCAGCtctcccacctgcagcagcacacacg TATCCACACCGGGGACCGACCCTACAAATGTGCTCACCCTGGGTGTGAAAAGGCTTTCACCCAGCTTTCCAACTTGCAG TCCCACAGACGGCAGCACAACAAAGACAAACCTTTCAAGTGCCACAACTGCCACCGTGCATACACGGATGCTGCCTCGCTGGAGGTGCACCTGGCCACGCACACGGTGAAACATGCCAAGGTCTACACCTGCTCCATCTGCAGCCGGGCCTACACCTCG GAGACGTACCTGATGAAGCACATGCGGAAACACAACATCCctgacccacagcagcaggtggTTCAGGCACAAGCCCAGGCctcgcagcagcagcagcacttccagccgCAGGGCGGGGGGGCAGCAGGGGGCCCTTCTGGAGACACTAACCAACCCAACCCTCCCCCCCAGTGCTCCTTTGACCTGACTCCTTACAAGACTTCAGAGCATCACAAGGACATCTGCCTCACTGTCAGCACCAGCGCCATCCAAGTGGAGCACCTCTCCAGCTCCTAG
- the ZNF384 gene encoding zinc finger protein 384 isoform X2: protein MEESHFNSSPYFWPAVPTVSGQIENTMFINKMKEQLLPTEKGCSLAPPHYPALLTVPTSVALPTGISMDSDTKPEQLTPHSQAPVTQNITVVPVQSAGLMTAGPGLVITSPSGSLVTTAASAQTFPISAPMIVSALPPGSQAALQVVPDLSKKGTTTLAEGGGAGGVAPKPPRGRKKKRLQESGLPEMSDPFVLTNEDDEDQHKDGKTYRCRMCSLTFYSKSEMQIHSKSHTETKPHKCPHCSKSFANSSYLAQHIRIHSGAKPYTCSYCQKAFRQLSHLQQHTRIHSKLHTAIVKPHKCPHCSKSFANTSYLAQHLRIHSGAKPYTCRYCQKAFRQLSHLQQHTRIHTGDRPYKCAHPGCEKAFTQLSNLQSHRRQHNKDKPFKCHNCHRAYTDAASLEVHLATHTVKHAKVYTCSICSRAYTSETYLMKHMRKHNIPDPQQQVVQAQAQASQQQQHFQPQGGGAAGGPSGDTNQPNPPPQCSFDLTPYKTSEHHKDICLTVSTSAIQVEHLSSS from the exons ATGGAAGAATCTCATTTCAACTCCTCCCCGTACTTctggccagcagtgcccaccgTCTCGGGACAG ATTGAGAACACCATGTTCATTAACAAGATGAAGGAGCAGCTATTGCCCACAGAgaagggctgcagcctggctccccCCCACTACCCTGCCCTGCTGACAGTGCCCACCTCTGTGGCGCTGCCCACTGGGATCTCCATGGACTCGGACACCAAGCCGGAGCAGCTGACACCACACAGCCAAGCTCCCGTGACTCAGAACATCACCGTGGTACCAGTGCAGTCTGCTGGGCTCATGACAGCAG GTCCTGGTCTGGTGATAACTTCCCCATCAGGTTCTCTGGTGACCACAGCTGCTTCTGCCCAGACCTTTCCCATCTCAGCTCCCATGATTGTCTCTGCGCTACCCCCTGgctcccaggcagccctgcaggtggtgCCAGACCTGTCCAAGAAAGGGACAACCACCCTCGCTGAAGGtggcggggctgggggagttGCCCCCAAACCGCCCCGGGGCCGCAAGAAGAAACGATTGCAGGAGTCGGGGCTGCCAGAGATGAGCGACCCCTTTGTGCTGACAAACGAGGATGATGAGGACCAGCACAAGGATGGCAAGACATACAG GTGCCGGATGTGTTCGCTGACCTTCTACTCCAAGTCGGAGATGCAGATCCACTCCAAGTCCCATACGGAGACAAAGCCACACAAGTGTCCTCACTGCTCCAAGAGCTTCGCCAACAGCTCCTACCTGGCCCAGCACATTCGTATCCACTCAGGGGCCAAGCCCTACACATGCAGCTACTGCCAGAAGGCCTTCCGCCAGCtctcccacctgcagcagcacacacg GATCCACTCCAAGCTCCACACGGCGATTGTCAAGCCGCACAAGTGTCCTCACTGCTCCAAGAGCTTCGCCAACACATCCTACCTGGCCCAGCACCTCCGCATCCACTCGGGGGCCAAGCCCTACACCTGCCGCTACTGCCAGAAGGCCTTCCGCCAGCtctcccacctgcagcagcacacacg TATCCACACCGGGGACCGACCCTACAAATGTGCTCACCCTGGGTGTGAAAAGGCTTTCACCCAGCTTTCCAACTTGCAG TCCCACAGACGGCAGCACAACAAAGACAAACCTTTCAAGTGCCACAACTGCCACCGTGCATACACGGATGCTGCCTCGCTGGAGGTGCACCTGGCCACGCACACGGTGAAACATGCCAAGGTCTACACCTGCTCCATCTGCAGCCGGGCCTACACCTCG GAGACGTACCTGATGAAGCACATGCGGAAACACAACATCCctgacccacagcagcaggtggTTCAGGCACAAGCCCAGGCctcgcagcagcagcagcacttccagccgCAGGGCGGGGGGGCAGCAGGGGGCCCTTCTGGAGACACTAACCAACCCAACCCTCCCCCCCAGTGCTCCTTTGACCTGACTCCTTACAAGACTTCAGAGCATCACAAGGACATCTGCCTCACTGTCAGCACCAGCGCCATCCAAGTGGAGCACCTCTCCAGCTCCTAG